One window of Ziziphus jujuba cultivar Dongzao chromosome 5, ASM3175591v1 genomic DNA carries:
- the LOC107405241 gene encoding uncharacterized protein LOC107405241, whose protein sequence is MSNAAEDLSQFDVSVEEKDKLVAEVIRYVLFKTHQNAGCPIKREELTQIVTKNYRNRFLPSLIINEAIQKLSSIFGYEMRELQRSRPSSTTLGRSSQHIVADPKSYVLISQLPADVYRKYVDDVNTAHTTGFTFVVVGIVHLAGGKVSEENLWHHLRRMGLVETDENHPVLGNIKQALEALVQQRYLQKDKVSGPEGNTTFYELAERALDGPVSEKIKEHISQIVNKDVTYVDAD, encoded by the exons ATGTCAAACGCTGCTGAAGATTTGTCCCAATTCGATGTCTCCGTGGAG GAAAAGGACAAGCTTGTTGCGGAAGTAATCCGGTATGTGCTATTCAAAACCCATCAAAACGCAGGGTGTCCAATTAAGAGGGAAGAGCTCACTCAGATCGTCACCAAAAACTATCGAAATCGGTTTCTTCCTAGCCTCATCATCAATGAGGCTATTCAGAAACTGTCCAGCATTTTTGGATACGAGATGAGAGAGCTTCAACGTTCTCGTCCTTCTTCTACAACTCTGGGCCGCTCTTCCCAGCATA TTGTGGCAGATCCGAAATCCTATGTTCTCATTAGTCAGCTTCCAGCTGATGTGTATAGAAAATATGTTGATGATGTAAATACAGCTCATACTACCGGTtttacttttgttgttgttggtatTGTACATCTTGCTGGTGGCAAAGTCTCTGAAG AAAACCTTTGGCATCATTTGAGGCGGATGGGATTGGTTGAAACTGATGAAAACCACCCAGTCCTTGGAAACATCAAGCAGGCATTGGAGGCACTTGTCCAGCAAAG ATATTTGCAGAAAGACAAAGTAAGTGGACCTGAAGGCAATACTACGTTTTATGAGCTTGCTGAGAGGGCTTTGGATGGACCTGTCAGTGAGAAGATTAAAGAACATATATCTCAG ATTGTTAACAAAGATGTTACCTATGTGGATGCTGACTAG
- the LOC107420841 gene encoding 14-3-3 protein 7: MEKEREQHVYLARLAEQAERYDEMVEAMKKVAKLDVELTVEERNLVSVGYKNVIGARRASWRILSSIEQKEEGKGNEQHVKRIKEYRQRVEDELSKICYDILSVIDNHLLPSSSSGESTVFYYKMKGDYYRYLAEFKIAEDRKEAADQSLKAYEAATSTASSDLPPTHPIRLGLALNFSVFYYEILNSPERACHLAKQAFDEAIAELDSLNEESYKDSTLIMQLLRDNLTLWTSDLPEEGGEQSKVDEHPAET, encoded by the exons ATGGAGAAGGAGAGGGAGCAACATGTGTACTTGGCTAGACTTGCTGAGCAAGCCGAGAGATATGAtg AAATGGTTGAAGCAATGAAGAAAGTGGCCAAGTTGGACGTGGAATTGACAGTGGAGGAGAGAAATTTGGTTTCTGTTGGGTATAAGAATGTCATTGGTGCAAGAAGGGCATCTTGGAGGATATTATCTTCCATTGAACAGAAGGAGGAAGGCAAGGGGAACGAACAACATGTGAAGAGGATAAAGGAGTATAGGCAGAGGGTTGAAGATGAGCTTTCAAAGATATGCTACGACATATTATCAGTTATTGACAACCATCTACTTCCGTCTTCCTCAAGTGGGGAATCTACTGTTTTTTACTACAAGAT GAAAGGAGATTACTATCGATATCTAGCTGAGTTTAAAATAGCTGAGGATCGTAAAGAAGCTGCAGATCAGTCACTTAAAGCCTATGAG GCTGCCACTAGCACAGCTTCCTCTGATTTGCCCCCAACTCATCCAATTAGACTTGGATTGGCTCTGAACTTTTCTGTTTTCTACTATGAGATTCTTAACTCACCTGAGAG GGCCTGCCACCTGGCTAAGCAAGCGTTTGATGAGGCTATTGCTGAACTTGACAGTCTCAATGAAGAATCTTACAAGGACAGTACCCTTATTATGCAGCTTCTTAGGGATAATCTCACGCTTTGGACCTCGGATCTGCCAGAGGAAGGAg